The genomic stretch TCCCCAAGACGCTCGGCGCGCGGATCCGCTTTCTGCTCAAGCAGGAGAAGGGCGTCAGCCGCGCCGAGGCCGCCCGCGCGGTCGCCGAGAAGATCGGCAAATCCCAGCGCACCGTCGAGCGCTACCGCGACGACGAGATCAAGGCCGCGAAGCCCGAGACCGCCGCCCTCATCGAGGCCACGGTCAAGCAGCTCTGGCAGCCGATCGTCAAGGCGAAGAAGCTCCAGGCCGCCGTCACCACCGGCGGCATCAAAGTGGACGTAAGAGGGAAATTCGGGTTCAAGTCCCCCAAGGGCACCACCAACGACCCCCGCTACCGCCGCCTCACCCGCCGCCTGGACGCCGCCACCGCCGCAGCCCTCTTCGAAGCCAAAGAGGCCGGCGCCTCGGAGGAAGACCTCGCCCAGATCGTCGCCGACGGGCTGCGGGACGACTACTTCACCGACGGCGGCTCGCGGGCCACCTCTCTTCAGTCGGTCGCACTGACCGGCATCGACCACATCAAGTTCAGCATCTGACCCGCCGCCCGCACCCGGCTGAAAGGACCGGCCACCCCGTGACCGCGACCACCACCGCCCCACCGCCCAGGATCAGGCTGCGCCCGCACCAGTCCAAGGCCGTCCACGCCGCGCACACCGCGCTGCGCCTGACCGCCCGGATCTCCGTCGTGATGGCCTGCGGCACCGGCAAGACGTACGTCGCCGCGCGCACCGCCGCCCGTGTCGCCCCCCAGGGCACCCGGCTGGTGCTGCTGCCCACTCTGGAGCTCCTCGCCCAGACCATCGACGACTGGCGCACCGCCGGCATGACCGGGCCCGTGCTCGCCCTGTGCTCCAAGCGCCCCAACACCGCGGGCGAGCCCGTCGCGTTCACTACCGACCCGGCCGCCCTGGCCGCCACCGTCCACCAGAACCCCGGCCTGACGGTCTTCGCCACCTACCACTCCCTGCACCGCGTCCAGTACGCCCACACCCACTTCGCTCTCCCCGCCTGGTCGCTGGTGGCAGTCGACGAAGCCCACCGCACCAGTGGTGACCTGGGAAAACGCTGGGCCGCCGTCCACGACGACGAACTGATCCCCGCGCACAAGCGGCTCTATCTCACCGCCACCCCGAGGATCTGGTCGGCCGGCGAGCCCGGTGACGACGAGGACGACTCGCTCGTCGCGTCCATGGACAACCCGGCTCTCTACGGCGACACCTGCTTTCGCCTCCCGCTCGCCGAGGCCATCGACGAAGACCTCCTGGCCGACTACCGGGTCGTCGTCATGGAGGTGAACGAGGCGACCATCCGCACCCGGCTCGGGATCTCCGACATGGCCACCGAAGCCGAACTGCGCCAGGCCGCCCTCCAGATCGCCGTCCTGCGCGCCATGGCCGAGCTCGATCTGCGCCGCGTCGTGAGCTTCCACCACCGTGTGGCCGACGCCCACGCCTTCGCCGACACCCTCCGCGAGACGGCCGCCCTCCTCTACGCGCTGGACGAGACCGGAACCGGCTGCCCCGACCCGGGAGAACTGTGGGCGGCCGGGCTCGACGGCAACCAGGACCCCGCCTACCGACGCGAGCTCCTGGACCGCTTCGACGGCCGCCCGGGCGCATTCCTCGCGCCGGCCCTCCGCACGGTGATCGCGAACGCTCGCCTTCTCGGCGAGGGCGTCAACATCCCCAGCATCGACACCGTGGTCTTCGCCGATCCCAAGGAATCGATCGTCGACACGGTCCAGGCCGTCGGCCGCGCCCTTCGACAAAAGCCTGGCCAGGGCAAGAAGGCCACCTTGATCGTCCCCGTCTACGTCGCCCCCGGCGAGGACGCCGACGACCTCATGGGCTCCAACCTGTACCGCCCGCTCTGGCGGGTCCTCCAGGCGCTGCGTGCACACGACGACCGCATCGCCGACCGTCTCGCCGTCCCCCAACAGCCCTCCTACCCGCAGCCGGAGGACGAGCAGGACGACGCGAGCGTGCCCGTCGACGTCGTCTTCGACCGGCCCTTCCCCGCCGACACCATCGCCCAGGCCTTTCGGCTGCGCGTCCTGCACCCCCGCGAAGCGTCCTTCCGGCGCGGTCTGGAAGCCGCCACCGTCTACCAGCAGGCCCACGGGCACCTCGATGTCCCCCGGCTCTACGACGATGCGGGCGGCTTCGCGCTGGGCCGCTGGATCAACCGGGCACGCAAGGCGTACGCGGCCGGCACCCTCAAGCCCTCCCAGATCAAGTCCCTGGAACACCTCGGCATGATCTGGAACCTCCAGACCCAGGCCGCCGAACGCGGACTCCTCCACGCCCGCAGCTGGGCCGCCCGCCGCGGCCATCTCGCCGTTCCCAGCGACGAGATGATCGGCGACTACGCCTTCGGCCGCTGGCTCACCAACCGCCGAGCCGCCGCCCGCACCCGCGCGGACAACGGACTCGAACCCGACCCCACCGACACCGCACTCGCCGAGATCGACCCGTACTGGAACCCGCCGTGGCCGATCACCTGGCAGCGCCTCTACTACACCGCCCGCACCTACGCCGAAGCCAGCATCACGCTCGACGACCTCCCCGCCGACTTCATCACCGACGACGACGAGCCCCTCGGTGAATGGGTCGCGGCGCAGAGCACCGAATACAGCACACTCCATCCCGAGCAGCTCCGGCTCGTGAGCGAGCTGGGCATCACCCTGATCGAACCCGACGATGAGCCGGCGCAGCCCACCGGCCGAGCCGCCCGCCAGCAGCGGCAGCTGAACCAGGGCCTGGCGGCCGTCGCCGCCTTCCGGGACCGCGAAGGTCACGTCCTCATCCATCAGCGCGACACCGTCACCGTCGACGGCGAGGAGTTCAAGGTCGGCCAGTGGCTCAAGAACCTCCGCCGACGTTGGGACAGCCTGCCGCCCGAACACGTTCAGGCCGTCACCGCCGCGGGCCTCACCCGCCACCCACAGACACCTGAGGCCGCGGTCAGCGGCTGAACGCCGCCGCCCCCGCCGAAGGGCGGGCTTCGCCGGCGGAAGAGGGCCCCCGCAGCACGACAGGGACGTACTCGCACCCTGCGACCTGTGCGGGGCCGCCTACCCGATCACCCGAACGAGTGAATGTGCGGTGATCGGTGGGCAGGCTCTCCCATCCCCTCCACGCTGATCACGGGTGCGCGAAGGCCGCACTACAGCGGAGTTTGGGGATGCTTTCGGCGTAGCGTCGCCGGGTGGTGGCGCATCGAAGAAGGGAAGGGCCAGGTTCATGGCCGAGTTCTGGATCGGGCATCGCAAGTACCGGACCAAGGGGGATGCGCAGGAGGCGGTACAGAAGGTGCTGTACCGGTACTCGGTGGGCAGCATCGTGGATCAGCAGGAGGACCACCTTCTCCTGCTGGACCTTCTGAACATGCACCGGGAGGCTGAGGACAAGATCGGCCCTGGTGTCGAAGCCTTCGCGATCGCCCCTCCGCCGCGCGGTCCGTACCCCTGCTTCGAGGTGGTCCGGGTGGACGGCAGCCGCATCGACTTCTCGTACAAGGACTGTCTGAAGCCGAAGACCTACCGTCAGCAGGTCCTGAACGTGATGCGCGACGAGGTGAAGTCGGCCATCAATACGTATTTCGAGTCCCGCAAGCAGGCCGGCTCCCTCGTCTCGGACCTGTCCGGAGCAACGCTGGAGAGTTCCGACACGGCCGTGAGCTACTTCGGCGGGCCCTCTTTCAACGACATCGCCGGGGAGTTCGCCGACCGTGTCGGCGGGTGGGAGGCGATCGAACTGACGCCCTCCACCGAGCCTGGACTCGGGCGGTTCAAGGACCGCGACCTGGCCGAGCAGTGGTTCAGCTACCACCAGGACCGTGCGGTTCTCGGGCTGTTGTCGACGAAGGAGAACCAGCGCCGCCCTCGCAGGTAACTCGGGTGCCCGAACGCAGCCGCACGTCCGCTCCGACGTGCGGCTGCGGCCGGGAGTCGGTCGGGTGAGGGAGGGGCGGTCTACGGGGACCTGGACGAGCGCGCCGGCGGCGGGTTGGTCGAGCGCGAGCTGTGTCCGTGGTGTGGGGGCCTGCCGGGTCCGGCGTGCTGGGCGAACTCCAACGGCTGCTCCTGCGGCGCGACCGCCTACCGGCCGCCAGCTTCGCCGCAGCGTTCCGCTGCTGGTGCCGGGCACAGCGTTGTCAGACCTCGGTGCAAGGATGGCGAACGAAGCGTCGCGTCCGCGCAGCGGTCGCGACAACCCGAACGTCACGGAGTACCGCATGAACCGCAGTGAGCTGATCGCAGCCCTCGCCGAGCGCGCCGAGGTGACCCGCAAGGACGCCGACGCTGTTCTGGCCGCCCTCGCAGAGACCGTCGGCGACGTCGTCGCCAAGGGCGATGAGAAGGTCACCATCCCCGGCTTCCTGACTTTCGAGCGCACCCACCGCGCTGCCCGTACGGCCCGCAATCCCCAGACGGGCGAGCCGCTCGAGATCGCAGCCGGATACAGCGTGAAGGTCTCGGCAGGCTCCAAGCTCAAGGAAGCCGCGAAGGGCAAGTAGCCCCCCGCGCCGTGGGCACTCCAGGACCGCGCACTGACTCACGGACGCACTGCGTCACGCGATCACTGCGCGGAGCCCGGATAGTTGTGGCGCCGACGGGGTAGAACGGACGCCGGGTGCCCTCCGTCTACGGAGGGCTCCGACTCCAGACCAGCCGGGGTTCCTCGGCAAGATCGAAGGACACGCAGTATGGCCAGCGGCACCGTGAAGTGGTTCAACTCGGAGAAGGGCTTCGGTTTCATCGCCCAGGAGGGCGGCGGCCCGGACGTCTTCGCCCATTACTCCAACATCGCCGGCAGCGGCTACCGCGAGCTGGCGGAGGGCGACGCGGTCACGTTCGACGTGACCCAGGGGCAGAAGGGCCCCCAGGCCGAGAACATCGTCCGGAGCTGACGGCCGTACGGCACCGCCCCGCCCGCGAAGATCACTGTGTAGAGTGGCCTTACCGACGCGGGGTGGAGCAGCTCGGTAGCTCGCTGGGCTCATAACCCAGAGGTCGCAGGTTCAAATCCTGTCCCCGCTACTGACCGAAGGGCCCGGCATGCAGCCGGGCCCTTCGTCGTATGCGAACACCACGTGGAGCACTAGCGGCTGTCCCTGGCCCTGACCGGAACAGGCCGGTATGGGCATTGCCCGCTGCCTCTCGGGCCGTGTCCTTCCGCGCGGCGCGATGATCTACGGTCTCCTACGGCACCGAAATGATCAGTTCAGCAACGGGGAAGTACGCACATGCGCAAGACAACAACGCTCACCACCACCCTGCTCGCAGCGGCCGTGCTGCTGACCGGGTGCGGCAGCGAGAAGAAGGACACCGGCCCGGCCAAGGCGGGCGAGGCCTCGCCGAGCGTCTCGGCGAGCGGCGGCGCGAAGGGCTCGTCGTCGGGGAAGAAGGGCGTTGCCCATCAGGTGGTCTTCGAGGTGGGGGGCACGGGCACGGGCAAGGTCATGTGGATCGGGAACACCAACCACTTCGAGCAGGTGACGTTGCCCTGGACGAAGACGGAGTCCATCCAACTGGAGGGGGCCGAGCTGAAGGTCGGCGTCACGGTGTCGGTGGTACCCGCCTCGGTCGAGGGCCCGGACAGAATGCTCAAGCCCGCCCCGTGCACGATCAAGGTCGACGGCAAGCAGGTCGCTGACAACCAGGGCGGCAAGTCGGCCGAGCCCTGTAAGTACGAGCTCAAGGACTGACAGCCGGCACCCTCACACACGCCTCGCCGCCCTCCGGCAAGTCGTGTGCGTATGCTCCGCCGCACCGCCGGGCGCGCCCCGCGACCGGCGGTGCGCTGGGCCGGCCGGCCCAGCGCAGGAGCATGCAGGGCTGGAGGAATGATGCGAGGCACGACGGTCGCCGGCCGGTACAGGCTGAAGGAGGCCATCGGCAGCGGAGGCATGGGCACGGTCTGGCGAGCCGAGGACATCCACCACCTTCACGACGTCGCCCTCAAGATCATCCCGGTGGGGGAGGGGGACCCAGTAGGTGAGGCGGCCTTTCGCCGGGAGGCACACGTGGCCGCGCGCCTGTCCCACCCGCACGTCGTCGCCGTCCACGACCACGGCGCCGCCGACCTCGACGGCCGCCGCATCTTCTTTCTGGCCATGGACCTTGTCGACGGCCGCCCGCTGAACACACTGACCGGCAGTCCACTCTCCCTGACTGATGCCCTGACCTGGGCGATCCAGATCAGCCAGGCCCTGGAGGCCGCCCATCAGTCCGGCATCGTCCACCGCGACCTCAAGCCGTCCAACATCCTCATCGACCGGTCGGACACCGCGTACCTGTGCGACTTCGGCATCGCGCGCCTGGCCGAAGCCACCCATCACACCCTGACCGTGACCGGCGTCGCCATCGGAACCCCCGCCTACATGTCGCCCGAGCAGGCCCGCGGAGACACCACCCTGGGCGCGCCCAGTGACCTCTACTCGCTCGGCTGCCTCCTCCACGAACTTCTCGCCGGCAGCGTCCCCTTCACCGGCACGGGATGGCAGGTCCTCAACCAGCACCTGAACGACGCGCCGGCCCCGCTGTCCGCCCTGCGCCCCGGCGTCCCCCGCGAGCTCGAGCAACTGGTCCTGGAGCTCCTCGACAAGAACCCCGACCGCCGGCCGACCGCGGCCGACACCCGCGCACGCCTCACCCAGCTGCACACCGCACTGGCCGCCTTCGCCGACGCACCCACCGCAGTCCCGAACCCGCAGCCGCCCACGCGGGTCGCCACCACCATCGACCGGGCCGCCGAAGGCCGCGAACCCGGCACCCGGCTCCCCGCCGTGGTCGCGGGCGCCGTCACCGCCGCCGCCATCGCCGGCGAACTCTCACTCACCACCACACTGCCGACCGCCTGGACGGCCGGCCTCGGCACTCTCGCTGGGCTGCTCCTCGCCGCCCTCTACCTTCTCGACCCGCCCCAGTCGCCGCACCCCGAGCAGCTGAGGATCACCACGGCCTGCCTGCTGACCACCCTGCTCCTGACCGGCGGCATGGCGCTCGCCGTCCTGGTCAACGCCCCCGGCCTGTGGGCGAACGCCCTGGCCATCGCAGTCCTCGGTGGCCCCGCCCTGCTCGCCTTCGCCAGCGGCGTGCGCCGCCTGGTCGAGCACAGCCTTCACCGGAGTGCCTGGCACGCCGATCTCGCCACGACCGCCGGCATCCTCCACACCGCCGTCGTCCTGCTCAC from Streptomyces mirabilis encodes the following:
- a CDS encoding serine/threonine-protein kinase; the encoded protein is MMRGTTVAGRYRLKEAIGSGGMGTVWRAEDIHHLHDVALKIIPVGEGDPVGEAAFRREAHVAARLSHPHVVAVHDHGAADLDGRRIFFLAMDLVDGRPLNTLTGSPLSLTDALTWAIQISQALEAAHQSGIVHRDLKPSNILIDRSDTAYLCDFGIARLAEATHHTLTVTGVAIGTPAYMSPEQARGDTTLGAPSDLYSLGCLLHELLAGSVPFTGTGWQVLNQHLNDAPAPLSALRPGVPRELEQLVLELLDKNPDRRPTAADTRARLTQLHTALAAFADAPTAVPNPQPPTRVATTIDRAAEGREPGTRLPAVVAGAVTAAAIAGELSLTTTLPTAWTAGLGTLAGLLLAALYLLDPPQSPHPEQLRITTACLLTTLLLTGGMALAVLVNAPGLWANALAIAVLGGPALLAFASGVRRLVEHSLHRSAWHADLATTAGILHTAVVLLTGHHAGLPGLTLTAVGVGLWPATALLTALLTPGRSASGVARPTPTGQVTHRHRPGPLPAQPRMP
- the tpg gene encoding telomere-protecting terminal protein Tpg, with the protein product MGLIEDRLEEAAETAYSQPIPKTLGARIRFLLKQEKGVSRAEAARAVAEKIGKSQRTVERYRDDEIKAAKPETAALIEATVKQLWQPIVKAKKLQAAVTTGGIKVDVRGKFGFKSPKGTTNDPRYRRLTRRLDAATAAALFEAKEAGASEEDLAQIVADGLRDDYFTDGGSRATSLQSVALTGIDHIKFSI
- a CDS encoding DCL family protein codes for the protein MAEFWIGHRKYRTKGDAQEAVQKVLYRYSVGSIVDQQEDHLLLLDLLNMHREAEDKIGPGVEAFAIAPPPRGPYPCFEVVRVDGSRIDFSYKDCLKPKTYRQQVLNVMRDEVKSAINTYFESRKQAGSLVSDLSGATLESSDTAVSYFGGPSFNDIAGEFADRVGGWEAIELTPSTEPGLGRFKDRDLAEQWFSYHQDRAVLGLLSTKENQRRPRR
- a CDS encoding DEAD/DEAH box helicase; the encoded protein is MTATTTAPPPRIRLRPHQSKAVHAAHTALRLTARISVVMACGTGKTYVAARTAARVAPQGTRLVLLPTLELLAQTIDDWRTAGMTGPVLALCSKRPNTAGEPVAFTTDPAALAATVHQNPGLTVFATYHSLHRVQYAHTHFALPAWSLVAVDEAHRTSGDLGKRWAAVHDDELIPAHKRLYLTATPRIWSAGEPGDDEDDSLVASMDNPALYGDTCFRLPLAEAIDEDLLADYRVVVMEVNEATIRTRLGISDMATEAELRQAALQIAVLRAMAELDLRRVVSFHHRVADAHAFADTLRETAALLYALDETGTGCPDPGELWAAGLDGNQDPAYRRELLDRFDGRPGAFLAPALRTVIANARLLGEGVNIPSIDTVVFADPKESIVDTVQAVGRALRQKPGQGKKATLIVPVYVAPGEDADDLMGSNLYRPLWRVLQALRAHDDRIADRLAVPQQPSYPQPEDEQDDASVPVDVVFDRPFPADTIAQAFRLRVLHPREASFRRGLEAATVYQQAHGHLDVPRLYDDAGGFALGRWINRARKAYAAGTLKPSQIKSLEHLGMIWNLQTQAAERGLLHARSWAARRGHLAVPSDEMIGDYAFGRWLTNRRAAARTRADNGLEPDPTDTALAEIDPYWNPPWPITWQRLYYTARTYAEASITLDDLPADFITDDDEPLGEWVAAQSTEYSTLHPEQLRLVSELGITLIEPDDEPAQPTGRAARQQRQLNQGLAAVAAFRDREGHVLIHQRDTVTVDGEEFKVGQWLKNLRRRWDSLPPEHVQAVTAAGLTRHPQTPEAAVSG
- a CDS encoding HU family DNA-binding protein, with translation MNRSELIAALAERAEVTRKDADAVLAALAETVGDVVAKGDEKVTIPGFLTFERTHRAARTARNPQTGEPLEIAAGYSVKVSAGSKLKEAAKGK
- a CDS encoding cold-shock protein — translated: MASGTVKWFNSEKGFGFIAQEGGGPDVFAHYSNIAGSGYRELAEGDAVTFDVTQGQKGPQAENIVRS